The genomic segment ATTCATAAATTAATTATTATATAGTTGTTTTTATAAAACAGACACTGTTTTTCTAAAAAATTTTTACTTTATTATATGTAAAATAAAAATTATTTCATTTCAAGTTAGAATTTTACCATTAAGAATTTTTTTTTTCAATAATAATATTCATATTTAAGTATAATGTTTTTTGCTCATTTTATCTATATACGCCATTCCAAAAGCGGATAATACAAAAGTTAAATGAATAATGACGCACCACATAATTTTATTATCTGAAATTTTTTCAGCATCCATAAATAACCTAAGTAAATGTACTGAGGATATTGCGACTATTGATGAAGCCACTTTATTTTTTATAGAATTAACATCCATAGTACCCATCCAACTTAATCTTTTTTGGTTACTAGATATTTCCATTTGCGCAATAAAATTTTCATATCCTGAAAACATTACCATCACTAATAACCCCCCTACTAAAGCGATATCAATTAAAGAAAGAACAATGAGAACTAATCCTGACTCAGACATAGTTAAAATTTCAGGTATAACACAAATAATTTGTTGAAAAAATTTCACCGTTAACAAAACAAAACCAAAAGATAAACCAATATAAACAGGAAACATTAACCAACGTGAAGCATAAATAATATTAGCAATTTTTTTTTCCACTCTTTTTCCTTACTGATTAAATATATAAATTTTTATCAAATTTATATAAAAAAAATTTTATTTTTTAAAAAAAAAAGATTGAAATAACTAATTAAAGCTCTATATAGAGATATGTATAGTTTATTTAACCTAATAAAATTTATAAAAAATAAATAATAATATATTTTTAATAAAAATTAAAAGGAGGAAATTATGAACTTTAATTCTTTTTCTTTAACTCCTAATTATTCTAATAATAATTTTTCAAATGGATTTAAAGAAATAGATCAAATGTTTAGTACATTAACAGGTAAAAAAAAGTACTTTCTGAAGATATTCCACCTACAATATTATACAAATTGATAATTATTGTTATAAATTAATTGTTAGTGTTTCAGGGTTATATTGAAAAAAATTTAGAAATTTCTACTCAAAATAATGAATTAACAATTACAGTAAAAAAAATATATAATAATAAAAATCAAAAAAATATAAAGAAAAATTATTACATCGTGATATATATGATGGAAATTTTTCTTTAAATTTTAAATTACATTATCGTATTA from the Buchnera aphidicola (Thelaxes californica) genome contains:
- a CDS encoding TIGR00645 family protein; the encoded protein is MEKKIANIIYASRWLMFPVYIGLSFGFVLLTVKFFQQIICVIPEILTMSESGLVLIVLSLIDIALVGGLLVMVMFSGYENFIAQMEISSNQKRLSWMGTMDVNSIKNKVASSIVAISSVHLLRLFMDAEKISDNKIMWCVIIHLTFVLSAFGMAYIDKMSKKHYT